The sequence below is a genomic window from Bradyrhizobium septentrionale.
TGATTGACGCCGGTGTTGCGCGCCTGGAGGATGCCCCATTCGGGCCGCTTCTCCGAGGTGCGCTTGGTCTCGATCTGGTTGGTGAAGCTTATGGTGTCGCCTGCCAGCACCGGGCGGATCCAGCGCAGCTCGCGGAAGCCCGGCGAGGGCCCCCAGACCGCGACCGTTTCGCCGCGCGCCGCGGCTTCGCCGGCGAGTTGCTTGCCGTCGGCGACCAGCAGCTTCATGCAGACGCTGGCGACATGCCAGCCCGACGCGGCAAGCCCGCCGAACAGCGAGTTGCGCCCCGCCTCCTCGTCGAGATGGAAGCGCT
It includes:
- a CDS encoding MaoC family dehydratase, which translates into the protein MRFFEDIEIGARREFGSFTFTPEDIKRFAAQFDPQRFHLDEEAGRNSLFGGLAASGWHVASVCMKLLVADGKQLAGEAAARGETVAVWGPSPGFRELRWIRPVLAGDTISFTNQIETKRTSEKRPEWGILQARNTGVNQRNEVVFSFLATAFVPRRNPGS